A window of Polaribacter litorisediminis contains these coding sequences:
- the rplL gene encoding 50S ribosomal protein L7/L12, with translation MADLKDFAEQLVNLTVKEVNELATILKDEYGIEPAAAAVAVAGPAAAGEEVEEQTEFDVILTAAGGSKLAVVKLVKELTGLGLKEAKGIVDSAPAAVKEGISKDEAEGLKKSLEDAGAEVELK, from the coding sequence ATGGCAGATTTAAAAGATTTCGCAGAGCAATTAGTTAACTTAACAGTAAAAGAAGTTAATGAATTAGCTACTATATTAAAAGATGAATATGGTATCGAACCAGCAGCTGCAGCAGTAGCAGTAGCAGGACCAGCAGCGGCAGGTGAAGAAGTAGAAGAGCAAACTGAATTCGATGTAATCTTAACAGCAGCAGGTGGTTCTAAACTTGCAGTAGTAAAATTAGTTAAAGAATTAACTGGTTTAGGATTAAAAGAAGCTAAAGGTATCGTAGATAGCGCTCCTGCAGCCGTAAAAGAAGGAATCTCTAAAGATGAGGCGGAAGGTCTTAAGAAATCTTTAGAAGATGCTGGAGCGGAAGTAGAGCTAAAGTAA